AAGCGAAGACCTTCGTTCGAGCACCGGGCTTCAGCCGCTTTCAGCGCGTGACTGACACATTGCGCGTGATTGTGCTTTTCAAAGCCAACTGGCGACTTGGCATCGTAATTTATGGCGTGGTCGTTGCTTGTCATGTCCATTGGTATGCAGTATGAGACGAGTAATGTTATAAAATCACGTAGAGGCCTCAATGTCCAGATCACTTCTATCGCTGTCCGCTACCGCAATTTTGTCGGGAGGTACAGCACTCGCTGATGTGCCAAAGGTCGCGGTGGACATCGCGCCGGTCCATTCCCTTGTTGCACGGGTGATGGACGGTGTGGGCGAGCCAGACTTGATCGTACAGCCGGGTGCCTCTCCTCATGAATACAGCCTGCGACCATCTGAAGCCGCTGCTTTGCAGGCCGCTGATCTTGTGCTTTGGATGGGCAAAGACCTCACGCCCTGGATGGAAGGCGCCATTGACACATTGGCGACAAATGCTTCAGTCACGACACTTCTTGAGGCGGACGGGGTCAAGCTGCTGGACTTCCGGGAAGGGGCATTGTTTGAAGCACATGACCACGACGATCACGAAGAACACGCAAAAGATGATGATCACGAAGAGCATGCGTCCGACAAGGATCACGACCACGATCACGAAGAACATGCGCATGACGACCATGCAGGCCATGATCACGGCGAGCATGACCCCCATGCTTGGCTGTCGCCGGAGAATGCCAGCACCTGGCTGAACGTGATTGCGGCACAGCTATCGGCGGTAGATCCGGGTAATGCAGGGTCCTATTTCGCCAACGCGTCGGCAGCCCGTACCGAGATGGAGGCGCTTTCAGCTGAAATCAAGGCAACGCTTGAACCTGCCCGTGGCGGCAGCTTTATCGTCTTCCACGACGCGTACCAGTATTTCGAAAGTGATTTCGATTTCCCGGCATCAGGTGCTATCTCCATCAGTGACGCATCTGATCCCAGCCCGGCCCGGATCGCCGAAATGCAGGGACGTATTCGTGAGGAAGGTGTCGATTGTGTTCTGGCAGAACCACAATTCAACGCGGGTCTGGTAGCGGCGGTGCTCGACGGGACAGACGCCAATACCGGGGTCATCGACCCGCTTGGCGCAATGCTTGAACCGGGTAAAGCGCTCTATCCGCAACTCCTTCTCAACATGGCTAAGACCCTGGCGGAATGCCTGTAGCGCCATTGTCTTAGCCCCGTAAAACTGTGCCTCTGTTTGCGTATCACGGGAAGTTGGAAGGATGGCGCGGAAGCGGTCTTTGGATGAATATGCTCTGAATTTGTTGTGCGCGATGAATATGCGTCTGCTTGGTGGTCTGAATGTTGTGACCACCTGGCGATGATCCGGTTGGTTAAGCACTACAGCCGGTACTGGTATCGCAAAATCACGGGTCTGTTGCGTATGGAAGGCTGGTGCGTCAAACACAAGAAGGTTGTGCGTTTATGAGCCTAAGACACTTAAGCGGACGGTTGTTAAACCCACTGAAAATTCGCTTTTTTCATCATTGAAGAAACTAATCATGGCAACGCGTTCAGCTAGCTAAATCCCACCTCAATTCATCTCAAGTTCATCCAAACCTCGAGACCAAGCTATGCCCATTAGATGCCCAAACTTGGCATCGAAAGCCCCTTAATTTCAGCGGCTTATGGGAATTCGCACGTACGCCTGTCCAACAGATTTCCGATAATTCATTGTCTTTAAAGTATTTTTTTGGTGCCGGGGGCGTCTTCATATTTCTACTACAATATATTGATATCAAAAAATTATTCTAAATTCGATTTACTTCGTTACCCCCAGTGTTACCCCCAAAGAAAAATCTCTTCTCTGGTACGATTCCTGAATGAGGAATCTCTTCGGCGATTTTAGCGGATTTGGTGGCTCGCGCAACTTCGTGTACGCTGCCGTTCGCCTAGGTTTTCGTAACCCTAGGGCATCGCGATGCTCTTCAATCATGGAGAGTTCGTGATGCGGATACTATCGAAACGCCAATTGAAGGAGCTTGTTCTTTACTCGCCTCAACACATCGCAAGACTGGAGAAAGCCGGGAAGTTTCCAAAGCGAATACAACTCGGCTCGAACCGGGTCGGATGGCTTGAAAGCGAAGTGCATGAATGGCTCCAGAAAAAACTGGCCGCACGTTAGGCCCAAACGATGCTCCTTTGGGAGCACAGGGTGGTCGGGTGTGCACAACCTGGCCACCCGACATTTTGAGCTTGCGCCGTCGTCATCAGGGTAACTTTGGAAGGCCTAGGTCCTGAAGAAACCCATTATGTTCCGTTTTCGCCTTGGAGATTTTTTCCTCCAACCCCTTCAGCCGTAGATTAGTTTGAGCAAGGTCGACTTCTTTCTCGGCTTCAGCTGTGCTGACATATCTAGCGATGTTGAGATTGAAGCCTTTGTCTTCAATCTCATTCATTTGAACGCGCCGAGAATAGCGATCTTCTTCCTTCCGTAACTGATACGTTTCGACGATGTCTCGGATGTGCTTAGGCTCCAGTTTGTTCTGGCGCTTGTCCTTCTTGAAGCGGTCCGGCCCCGTGGCATTGATGAACAACACGTCATCGAATTTCTTGCATTTCTTCAACACCAGAATGCAAACGGGGATACCTGTCGAGAAGAACAGATTCTGAAGGCAATCCGATGACGGTGTCAATATGACCGTCCTTCAGGAGCTTGGTTCTGATCCGCTCCTCGGCTCCGCCTCTGAACAGCACACCATGCGGCAGAATGATCGCCATGGTACCTTCATCTTTTAGGTAGTGAAAGCCATGTAGGAGAAACGCGAAGTCGGCGGCAGATTTCGGGGCTAGGCCATAGTTCTTGAACCGTGCATCCTCACCAAGGGCTTCCGATGGGTCCCAGCGATAGCTGAAGGGCGGGTTCGCAACTACTGCATCGAAGCGTGGCATCTTGGCAGGGTTTGCCTCCCTGAGCATGTCCCAGTCATTGGTAAGCGTGTCGCCGTGGAAAATTTCGAACTCGGTATCCTTGACCCCATGCAGAAGCATGTTCATCCGGGCCAAGTTGTAAGTCGTGATGTTGCGTTCCTGGCCGTAAATCTTGCCGATACCGCGCGACCCAAGCTGGTTCCGCACGTTCAACAATAGCGACCCGGAACCACACGCAAAATCTAACACGCTGTCGATTTGGCCTTTTTTTCCCAGCGTGGGGTCCTGACTATCCAGCGCGACGATCTCTGACAGGATTCTGGAGACCTGCTGCGGCGTATAAAACTCGCCTGCCTTCTTGCCCGACCCGGCTGCAAACTCACCGATCAGGTACTCATAAGCATCGCCCAACGTATCATTGTCAGTCGAGAACCCCACAAGGCCCTTTGCGATTTCCTTGATGATACTGCACAGCTTGGTGTTGCGCGCGGTGTATCCCTTGCCCAGCTTTTCCGAGTCCAGATTGATTTCGGAAAACAGCCCGTCGAAGGTGCTGGAGAATGACTCGTTCTCGATGAACTTAAAGCCCGCCTTCAGCGTGCTTAGCAGATCATTGTGCCCCACCCGCGCCATTTCGGCGATGCTGGCCCAAAGATGCTCTGGCTTGATCACGTAGTGGGTCTTGCGGCGCATCTGCGCCTCGAAGGCATCCACGTCGCCTTCGTTTTGTTCGTACCAGACGGCCAGAGGCGTGCGGCGATCATCTTTGTCCAGCTCAGGATAGTCGCGGCCAAGCTCCCGCTTTGCCGCAGCTTCGTAGTTATCGGACAGATACCGCAAGAAGAGGAATGACAGCATATAATCGCGGAAATCATCCGCATTCATCGCTCCCCGAAGGGTGTTGGCAATGTTCCAGAGCGTCTTGCCCAGTTCTTGTTGTTCTTGGTCGGTCATTGCGTTGGCTCTTTCTGCTTTATGATCTCCGGCAGCTCGAAGCGATATCGTTCGAGGAAAGCCTTGAAGATGTCTTTGAACAGGTCTTTGTTGTCTCCTACCATTTCGCGCGGCTCGTAGATCGAGTACTTGCCGTGGCTCAGCAGGTTCAGCGCGCGGGCGTAAAGGGCTTCGTCGTCGATCCCGTGGATGCAGGCCGAGAAATCCTTGTACCCAAAGAAGGTGGCCGTTTTCTCAAGGATGCTG
This DNA window, taken from Roseovarius sp. S88, encodes the following:
- a CDS encoding helix-turn-helix transcriptional regulator, producing MRILSKRQLKELVLYSPQHIARLEKAGKFPKRIQLGSNRVGWLESEVHEWLQKKLAAR
- a CDS encoding zinc ABC transporter substrate-binding protein, which produces MSRSLLSLSATAILSGGTALADVPKVAVDIAPVHSLVARVMDGVGEPDLIVQPGASPHEYSLRPSEAAALQAADLVLWMGKDLTPWMEGAIDTLATNASVTTLLEADGVKLLDFREGALFEAHDHDDHEEHAKDDDHEEHASDKDHDHDHEEHAHDDHAGHDHGEHDPHAWLSPENASTWLNVIAAQLSAVDPGNAGSYFANASAARTEMEALSAEIKATLEPARGGSFIVFHDAYQYFESDFDFPASGAISISDASDPSPARIAEMQGRIREEGVDCVLAEPQFNAGLVAAVLDGTDANTGVIDPLGAMLEPGKALYPQLLLNMAKTLAECL
- a CDS encoding type I restriction-modification system subunit M, with translation MTDQEQQELGKTLWNIANTLRGAMNADDFRDYMLSFLFLRYLSDNYEAAAKRELGRDYPELDKDDRRTPLAVWYEQNEGDVDAFEAQMRRKTHYVIKPEHLWASIAEMARVGHNDLLSTLKAGFKFIENESFSSTFDGLFSEINLDSEKLGKGYTARNTKLCSIIKEIAKGLVGFSTDNDTLGDAYEYLIGEFAAGSGKKAGEFYTPQQVSRILSEIVALDSQDPTLGKKGQIDSVLDFACGSGSLLLNVRNQLGSRGIGKIYGQERNITTYNLARMNMLLHGVKDTEFEIFHGDTLTNDWDMLREANPAKMPRFDAVVANPPFSYRWDPSEALGEDARFKNYGLAPKSAADFAFLLHGFHYLKDEGTMAIILPHGVLFRGGAEERIRTKLLKDGHIDTVIGLPSESVLLDRYPRLHSGVEEMQEIR
- a CDS encoding N-6 DNA methylase, which encodes MLKKCKKFDDVLFINATGPDRFKKDKRQNKLEPKHIRDIVETYQLRKEEDRYSRRVQMNEIEDKGFNLNIARYVSTAEAEKEVDLAQTNLRLKGLEEKISKAKTEHNGFLQDLGLPKLP